The region GCCGGCGCCGCCGGCGACGTAGGACCACAGGGAGGGGGGTAGGGCGTGGCGGGCGCGTTCGGCGAGGTCGGTGAAGGTCATGGGGTGGTCGGGGAGGACGCCGGTGAGGCCGTTGAGGTAGATCTCGAGCTGGTAGTCGCCGTAGCGGGGGTTCATGGTGGGGTCCTTGCACAGGGGGTGTGGTGTGGTTCACACCATGCAAGTTGACATGTGGGTGTGTCAAGAGTGGGTGCGGGAGTGGTGGCCGCCGGCGGTGCGGGGCGGTCAGGGGGCGGTGCGGCGTGAGCGCAGCAGCGGCAGGAACACCTCGGCGATGTCGGCGCGCACGCGGTCGGCGTCTTGGGGGCGCTCGCCCAGGACCCAGTCGACGACCAGTTCGTTGGCGGCCCCGACCAGGGCCAGTGCCTGTTTGCGGAAGGGGCGCTCCACCAGGCGGCCGCGGGCCGCGCCGCGGGCGTAGGCGGCATCGACCAGGTCGGCGATGGTGTGGCGGGCGGTGCGGCGGCGCTCCTCCATGGCGGGGCTGACGCCCACGCTCTCCACGGAGATGATGCGGACCCGGCGCGGGTCGGCCATGACGAAGTCGAGGTAGGCGCCCAGGGCGGCCATGACCTGGTCCTCGAAGTCCTGCCGGGTGTCCAGGGCGGTGGCCATGGCGGTCAGGGCCCGGTCCAGGAGTTCGTCGTACAGGGCGCGCAGGGCGGCCTCGCGGTCGGCGAAGTGCTCGTAGAAGTAGCGGTTGGTGAGGTGGGCGCGGGCGCAGATCGCGCCGACGGTGGCGGCGCGGAAGCCGGTGGTGGCGAACTCCTCCAGGGCGGCGTCCAGCAGGCGGCGGCGCCGGGCCTGTTGGCGTTCGTCGGGGGTCATGCCCCGCCAGGGGCGCACCAGTTCCACCCGGGGTCGTGTCATGGGTTTCACGGTAGCGCCCCTTGCGGGGGCGGCGCCGGGTCCGGCGGTGCGGGGGGTGTTCAGGGGGCGGGGCCGGTGGTGAGGCCGGCGCGGTGGGCGATGAGGGCCAGGTGGACCCGGCCGTGGACGCCCAGGCGCAGGCGCAGGGAGTCCAGGTGGGTTTTGACGGTGCTGGGCGCCACGTCGAGCAGGCGGGCGATGTCCCGGTCGGTCTCGCCGTGTCCGACCAGGGCCAGGACCTGGCGTTCGCGGGGGGTCAGGGCCCGGATCCGGTCGCGGTCGCGTTCCTGTTCGCGGGTGCGGGGGCCGTAGTGGCGGTGCAGGACGCGGCGGGCCACCGGCGGGGACAGGAACGCGGCGCCGGTGGCGGCCGCGAGCAGGTCGGCGGGATCGCCGGTCTTGAGGACGAACCCGTCCACGCCGATGTCCAGGGCGGTGTCGATGTTCTCGTCCTCGCCGAAGAGGGTGAGCATGACGATGGCGGTGCCGGGGAGGCGGGCGCGGATGCGGCGGGCGGCGGCCAGGCCGTCGGTGCCGGGCATGCGCACGTCCAGCAGGGCCAGGTCGGGGCGGTGGCGCAGGCACCGGTGCAGGGCCTGGTCGCCGTCGGCGGCCTCGGCGACCACGTGCAGGTGCGGGTCGGCGGCCAAGATGGCGCGCAGTCCGGCGCGCATGAGGGCGTCGTCGTCGGCGAGCAGGACCCGGATCCGGTCCATCCCTCCCCTTTTCCCGTTCCCCCTTGTGGGGAAGGGTAGCGGGCCGGGGCGGGTCGGGTGTCTCCCCCGAAAGTGGGGGGTGCTCCCCCTCTGGGGGCCCAGGCGGCGGCCCCCGGCCCGGGCCTAGGTTCGGGCCCATGGTTGCCGAGGCGGGTGTGCGTGTGGTCGTGGTGGTGTCGGCGGTTGTGGCGTTGCTGATGTGCGCCGTTCCGGTGGCGGGACGGGAGGGGGAGGTGCCGGCGGGGCTGGGCGGGCGGGTCGACGCGCATGTGGAGGAGTTCCGGGAGCGGCAGGGGCTGGGCGGGGTCGCGGTCGTGGTGGTGCACCGGGGGCGGGTGGTGCACGCCGCCGGGTACGGGCGTGACGCGCTGGGGCGGCCGGTGAGCGCGGACAGTGTGATGCCGGTGGCGTCGCTGTCCAAGTCGATGACGGCGGCGGCGGTCCTGTGGATGGTGGAGGAGGGGCTGTTGGGGTTGGACGATCCGGTGGTCGAGCACCTGCCGGCGTTCGACCCGGTCGATCCGCGGGGGCGGCGCATCACGGTGCGCCACCTGCTGGAGCAGACCTCCGGGTTGGCCTCGCAGGGGTTGTTGTCCCCCGACCGTGCGCACAAGGAGTCCTTGGACGACGCGGTCCGGATCCTGTCGGGGATGGGGTTGGCGGCCGAGCCGGGTACCGCGCACCGGTACTTCAACGGCAACTACTGGTTGGCGGCGGCCCTGGTGCAGGAGGTGGCCGGGGTGCCGTTCGCCGACGCCCTGCGGGATCGGGTGTTCGCGCCGCTGGGCATGGGGGACAGCGCGTCGGTGCCGGCGGGGGCGGCCGTGGAGGGCATGGCGCCGGGGCACCTGCGCGTCCTGGGGATGCGGCCGGTGCGCGGGCTTCCGCCGGACCTGTCCACGGGGTCGGGGGAGGTGGTCTCCACCGCCCGCGACCTGGGGCGGTGGCTGGCCCCCTACACCGGTGCGGGCCGGTCCGCGTCGGGGGAGGTGTTCCTGTCCGAGGCGTCGGTGCGGGAGGCGCTCGCCCCGGGTACGGCGGGGGGCGACTACACGCTGGGGTGGCGGCTCTTGGACGACGGCCGGTGGGCGCACGGCGGCACCGAGTACTCCCACCTGGCCCAGCAGCTGCTGTCGGCGGACCGGGAGTGGGGGGTGGCGGTGCTGGACGACACCTTCTCCTACCTGGACACCGCCTACCCCCTGGCCGCCGGGGTGCTGGACCTGGCGCAGGGGCGCGAGCCGGCGCCGCGGCCGCCCGCCAACCTGTACCTGGACCTGGCCCTGGGGGCCGGGGTCGCCTCCAGCGCGGTGGTGGGCGCGGTGCGGTTGCGTCGGGCCCGGGCCTGGGGCGGGCGCCTGGCGGTGCGGCCGCGGTGGCGTGCCCTGGTGGCTTCGGTGCCGGTGCTGGTGCCCGCGGGGGTGGTGGTGTGGCTGGTGGTGTTGGGTGCGGCCTCGGGGGCGCATCCGCGCACGGTGTGGGCGGTGCTGTCGGGGGGCCTGGTGCCGGCCGGTGCCATGGTGTGGCTGGCGGTGGCCGCCCTGTCGGGGGTGGTGGTGGCCGCGGTGCGCTGGCGGGCCCGGGCGCGGGCTGGGGCGGGTCAGGTGTAGGCGGCCAGGGCGAGGGTGGCGGTGCAGGTCAGGGCCAGGGTGAGTGCCAGGGTCAGGAGCAGGTCGCGGCGCAGGCGGCGCCGGTCGGCGGTGGGGGCGGGGGGCTGTTCGGCGGGGAGCGTGGTGGCGGGGGCGTGGTGGGGCAGGTGGGCGCGCACGGCGAACCCGTCCCCGTGGGGGCCGGCGTGCAGGGTGCCGCCCAGGGCGCGGGCGCGTTCGCGGGCGGCGGCCAGGCCGGTCCCGCCGCCGGGGGGCTGGGGGGTGCGGCGGGCCGCGGTGTTGGCGACGGTGACGTCGGTGGCGTCCGTGTTGGTGTGCACGCGGACGGTGACCGGGGCGTCGGGGGCGTGGCGGGCGGCGTTGGTCAGGGCCTCCTGGACGATGCGGTGGACGGCGCGGGCCACCGGGTCGGGGGCGCCGTGGCCCCGGTCCAGGTCGGTGTGGACGTCCATGCCGGCGGCGCGGGCCCGGTCGAGCAGGTCGGGCAGGTCGTCGGCGGGGGTGGCCTCGGGGGTGTGGGGGTGCAGGACGCCGATCACCTGGCGCAGGTGTTCGGTGGCGCGGGCGGCGCCGCGGCGCAGTTCGGCGGCGGCGGCGCGGGCCTGGTCGGGGGTGGGGTCGGGGGCGACCTCCAGGGCGGCTGCGCGGACCGCGAGCAGGCCCAGGTCGTGGCCCAGGGAGTCGTGCATGTCGTGGGCGATGCGGGCGCGTTCGCGCAGCCGGGCCCGGTGCTCCTGCTCCTGTTGCCGGTGGCGGGCCAGCAGGTCCAGGGCGCGGCGGTGGGCGCCCACCGCCCAGGGCAGGGCGACGTACAGGGGCAGGGCGGCGACGGCGTCGGCGCTCAGGGGTGCGGTCCCGGTGAGGGCGGCCGCGGCCAGGGCGAGGGTGAGGGCGGCGGCGCCGGCCAGGTGGCGCGGGTGCAGGGCGGTCCCGGTGCGGCCGCAGCGGTAGGCGAGCAGGCAGGTGGGGATTCCCAGCAGGGGGGTCACGGTGGTGGCCGCGGCGGCCAGGGCCAGGGCGGTGAGCGGGGCGCGCGGGTGGGTGAGGGCGGCGGTGACGCCGGTGGCGGCGGCCAGGGCGGCCGCGGCCGGGGGTGTGTCCCACAGGGCGGGCAGGGCACAGGCCAGGGCGGTGGGGGCGGTCCAGCGCGGGTCGGCGTACCAGGGGGCGCGGGGGTGCTCGGTCATGGGTTCACGCTAACCCCGCCCCTGGGTTCAGTGGTGGCTGTACCCATCGCGTTTTCGCACCCCGGGGGCGGGGCGGGGTGGGGGTGCCAACGTTATGCGGCCGCACTGTCCCACTTATGTAGCAATACAAGATGTACATCATTATAAGGCCCACTTATCGTGAGTCAGGATTCCGGGGTTTCCGGGCGCCTCCGGGGTCAACGTAACTCGATACGTTTTATGGGTTACGTTTCCAACGAAACGTTATTGGGCGGGGGTGGGAGAGCCCCGCCCCGGACCGCTGTGGGCGGGCGGGGCGGGCCTCAGGCGCGGTGAGCCGAGACCTCCTCCTGGGCCTGGCGCACGATGCGGGCCAGGTGGGAGTGGTGGGCGCCGGGCCAGTACACGCGCTCGCAGGCCGGGCAGCGGGCGAAGGCGTCGTAGGCGGCGCGGGTGCCCTCCTGCAGGTCGCCGGCCACCTGCCCCTTGTCGGTGTGGACCAGCACGCCGTTGCAGGCCGGGCAGCGCGTCCACGGGTCCAGGTCGGGGGCGAACCGGTGCAGGACCTCGCGCAGCTGCTCCTCGGGGCGGGTGTTGCGCACGTGGGCGCCCGCGCGCAGCCCCGCGCGGGAGAGCAGGCCGCGGTCGCGCGTGAGCAGGACCCGCTCCTCGGCGTTGGCCTGCCGGAACAGCGAGGGGTCGTCGCGGTCGTTGTCGTAGGCGGTGTCCAGCCCCAGCAGGCGCAGCCGCCGGGCCAGGGTGCCCAGGTGCACGTCCAGCAGGAAGCGCAAGGGGAAGGGGACCGCCTGGGGCAGGGGCAGGGGCGGGACGTCCACGGTCTGCCCGGGGGCGGGGATGGTGCCGGGCCCGGCGGGGCGCCCGTCCAGGAGCAGCGTGCCGACCTCGGTCATGGGCACGCCGTGCGACTGGACCACGTGGGCCAGGGTGGAGGTGGAGTCGGCGCGCGCGTGCAGGGTCCCGCCGCGGTGGCGCGGGGCCAGGAAGAACCGTAGTTCGGGTGCGAAGCGCAGTTCCAGGGTGGGTTCCATCGGCCGAGTATGCCACCGCGCCGGCCCCGCCCACCTCCCCTTTTCCGGGGGTCGGCGGCCCCGCTTATTCCAGTGCTAGAATAGTGGGTGTGGAGCTGACACCCGCGGAACTGACCGTGCTGGGCCTGGTCGTGGAGCGCCCCCGCCATGGATACGACCTGGAGCAGGTCATCGAGCGGCGCGGCATCCGCCGCTGGACCGACATCGGGTTCTCCTCGATCTACTACCTGCTCGAGCGGCTCCACAAGCGCGGACTGGTCCACGTCCCCCGGGCTCCGGACGCCGCCCGGTCCCGCCGCGTCTTCCACGCCACCGGCGCCGGGCGCGAGGCCGCCCGGGCGGGGGCGCTCGCCCTCATCCGCGGCCCGGCCCCCGCCGCCCACCCGGTGCTGGCGGGCATCGCCCACCTGGACCTGCTCACCCCGGCCGAGTACACCGCGGCCCTGGGCGAGCGGCTGGCCGCACTACAGGAGCGCATCGCCGCCGTCCGCGCGGCCCAGGACGCCCAGGAGCCGCTGCCCCGCGCGGCGCGCGAGGTGTTCTCCTACTCGCTGAGCCTCATGGAGGCGGAAAGGACGTGGCTCGCCGCGCGGGCCCGGGTGCACGATGACCGCTAAGACCGACTTCAAGAAGACCCTGGACTCCTACAGCGCCCGGGCCGGCCACTTCCGGGTCCTGGACGTGCCCGAGCTGCGCTACCTGATGATCGACGGCCACGGGGACCCCAACACCCCCGCCTTCGCCGAGGCGGTCCGGGCGCTGTACCCGGTGGCCTACAAGCTCAAGTTCGCCGCCAAGAGGGAGCTGGGCCGCGACCACGTCGTCATGCCCCTGGAGGGCCTGTGGTGGTCGGGCGACATGGACGCGTTCACCACCGCGCGCGACAAGTCGCGGTGGGACTGGACCCTGATGATCATGGTCCCGGACTGGACCGGGCAGGACATGTTCGCCGCCGCCGTCGCGCAGGCCGGCGCCAAGAACGCCCCCGCCCGGCTGGAGGACGTGCGGCTCGCGCCGCTGAGCGAGGGCCGGTGCGTGCAGACCCTGCACGTGGGCCCCTTCGACGAGGAGGGCCCGGTGCTGGAGCGGATGCACCGCGAGTTCATCCCCTCCCAGGGGCTGCGCCTGGGCGGCCGCCACCACGAGATCTACCTCAGCGACCTGCGCAGGACCGCGCCCGCCAGGCTGCGCACCATCCTGCGCCAGCCCGTGGTGGAGGACGGCGGCCGCGCCTAGCCGCACCCGGGTGCGGCCAGGTGCGGCCAAGGCGTTGCGCTCCCGGGTCCGGGGCACCATGATCTGCGGGTGATCATCGACAAGGCCATCTACCGGCACGGGTCGCGCCGGGAGATCGACGGCGACATCAGCGACGCGTTCGACCTCGAACGCGGTGAGACCGAGGACTGCTTCCTGTGGATCGGGCTGCACGAGCCCACCGCGGAGGAGTTCACCCTCATCCAGGAGGAGTTGGACCTGCACCCCCTGGCGGTGGAGGACGCCCTCGAAGCGCACGAGCGACCCAAGATCGAGCACTACGGCGAGACCTCGTTCGTGGTGGTCAAGACCCTCTCCTACGACGAGCGCGCCTTCGACGTCGAGGCGGGGGAGATCATGCTGTTCGTGGGCACCGACTTCATCGTCAGTGTCCAGCACGGCCCGGCCGGCCCCCTGGACGGGGTGCGCGAGCGGCTGGAGAAGGACCCGGACTTCCTGCGCCTGGGTCCGCCCGCGGTGCTGCACGGGTTCATCGACGACATCGTCGACCACTACGGGGTCATCGGGCACAAGGTCGAGACCGACATCATCGCCCTGGAACAGGAGGTGTTCCGGCCCCGCGGCGAGGACGTCACCGAGGAGATCTACCGGCTCAAGCGCGAGGTGCTGGAGTTCCGCAGGGCCGAGGGCCCCCTCATCCCCGTCCTGCAGGAGATCGTCAAGGGGCGGATGACGCAGTTCTCCTCCACCCGCGAGCACTTCCGGGACGTGCTGGACCACCTGCTGCGGGTGGACGACCTGGTCGACGCGCACAACGAGCTGCTCACCAGCGCCCTGACGGCGCACCTGGCGCTGCTGGGCAAGGAGCAGAACGAGGACGTCCGCAAGATCTCCTCCTGGGCCGCGGTCATCGCCGTCCCCACGATGATCGCCGGGTTCTACGGCATGAACTTCGACAGCATGCCCGAGCTGCACTGGGACTACGGGTATCCGCTGATGATGGCGGTGATGGTGCTCATCAGTGTCCTGATCTACCACCGGCTGCGCCGCAACCGGTGGCTGTGAGCCCCGGCCTCCGGGGGTGGGGTCCCGCGGGACCCCACCCCCGGGCGCGTCCCGGAGGAGGGCCCGTGGCCGCGTGCCGCCCGCTGAGGGCCGTCCGGCGCTCGGCAAGCGGGGTCCGCGGGGACGCGCTCTAGACGCGGACGGCCGCGTCCAGGGGCAGGTGGGGCCAGGAGGCCACGTCGCGGCGCAGCTGCCGGTCGTGGGTGGCCACCACCACCGCGGCCGCGGTGGCGCCCAGCCCCTCGGTGAGCTCCTCCACCAGCGGGATCGACAGGTGGTTGGTGGGCTCGTCCAGCAGCAGCACGTGCGGGCGCTCGGCCAGCGCCATCGCCAGGTCCAGGCGGCGCTGCTGGCCCATGGACAGCTCGCCCACCGGGCGTGAGGCGTCGGCGGCCGGCAGCAGCCCCAGCGAGGACAGCGGCACCGCCTCGCGGAGGGCGCCGCGGCCGACCAGGTCCTGCATCCGGGCCGCGAACACCTCGTGGGCGCGGCGCGAGGGCGCCTGCGGCGACTCCTGGGCGAGCAGGCGCACCCGCGTCCCGCGGGCGGTGCGGACGGTTCCCGTAGTGGGGTGCAGC is a window of Nocardiopsis changdeensis DNA encoding:
- a CDS encoding serine hydrolase domain-containing protein, with product MVAEAGVRVVVVVSAVVALLMCAVPVAGREGEVPAGLGGRVDAHVEEFRERQGLGGVAVVVVHRGRVVHAAGYGRDALGRPVSADSVMPVASLSKSMTAAAVLWMVEEGLLGLDDPVVEHLPAFDPVDPRGRRITVRHLLEQTSGLASQGLLSPDRAHKESLDDAVRILSGMGLAAEPGTAHRYFNGNYWLAAALVQEVAGVPFADALRDRVFAPLGMGDSASVPAGAAVEGMAPGHLRVLGMRPVRGLPPDLSTGSGEVVSTARDLGRWLAPYTGAGRSASGEVFLSEASVREALAPGTAGGDYTLGWRLLDDGRWAHGGTEYSHLAQQLLSADREWGVAVLDDTFSYLDTAYPLAAGVLDLAQGREPAPRPPANLYLDLALGAGVASSAVVGAVRLRRARAWGGRLAVRPRWRALVASVPVLVPAGVVVWLVVLGAASGAHPRTVWAVLSGGLVPAGAMVWLAVAALSGVVVAAVRWRARARAGAGQV
- a CDS encoding magnesium and cobalt transport protein CorA translates to MIIDKAIYRHGSRREIDGDISDAFDLERGETEDCFLWIGLHEPTAEEFTLIQEELDLHPLAVEDALEAHERPKIEHYGETSFVVVKTLSYDERAFDVEAGEIMLFVGTDFIVSVQHGPAGPLDGVRERLEKDPDFLRLGPPAVLHGFIDDIVDHYGVIGHKVETDIIALEQEVFRPRGEDVTEEIYRLKREVLEFRRAEGPLIPVLQEIVKGRMTQFSSTREHFRDVLDHLLRVDDLVDAHNELLTSALTAHLALLGKEQNEDVRKISSWAAVIAVPTMIAGFYGMNFDSMPELHWDYGYPLMMAVMVLISVLIYHRLRRNRWL
- a CDS encoding TetR/AcrR family transcriptional regulator, which gives rise to MTRPRVELVRPWRGMTPDERQQARRRRLLDAALEEFATTGFRAATVGAICARAHLTNRYFYEHFADREAALRALYDELLDRALTAMATALDTRQDFEDQVMAALGAYLDFVMADPRRVRIISVESVGVSPAMEERRRTARHTIADLVDAAYARGAARGRLVERPFRKQALALVGAANELVVDWVLGERPQDADRVRADIAEVFLPLLRSRRTAP
- a CDS encoding Mut7-C ubiquitin/RNAse domain-containing protein; the protein is MEPTLELRFAPELRFFLAPRHRGGTLHARADSTSTLAHVVQSHGVPMTEVGTLLLDGRPAGPGTIPAPGQTVDVPPLPLPQAVPFPLRFLLDVHLGTLARRLRLLGLDTAYDNDRDDPSLFRQANAEERVLLTRDRGLLSRAGLRAGAHVRNTRPEEQLREVLHRFAPDLDPWTRCPACNGVLVHTDKGQVAGDLQEGTRAAYDAFARCPACERVYWPGAHHSHLARIVRQAQEEVSAHRA
- a CDS encoding GyrI-like domain-containing protein, producing the protein MTAKTDFKKTLDSYSARAGHFRVLDVPELRYLMIDGHGDPNTPAFAEAVRALYPVAYKLKFAAKRELGRDHVVMPLEGLWWSGDMDAFTTARDKSRWDWTLMIMVPDWTGQDMFAAAVAQAGAKNAPARLEDVRLAPLSEGRCVQTLHVGPFDEEGPVLERMHREFIPSQGLRLGGRHHEIYLSDLRRTAPARLRTILRQPVVEDGGRA
- a CDS encoding PadR family transcriptional regulator, whose translation is MELTPAELTVLGLVVERPRHGYDLEQVIERRGIRRWTDIGFSSIYYLLERLHKRGLVHVPRAPDAARSRRVFHATGAGREAARAGALALIRGPAPAAHPVLAGIAHLDLLTPAEYTAALGERLAALQERIAAVRAAQDAQEPLPRAAREVFSYSLSLMEAERTWLAARARVHDDR
- a CDS encoding response regulator; the protein is MDRIRVLLADDDALMRAGLRAILAADPHLHVVAEAADGDQALHRCLRHRPDLALLDVRMPGTDGLAAARRIRARLPGTAIVMLTLFGEDENIDTALDIGVDGFVLKTGDPADLLAAATGAAFLSPPVARRVLHRHYGPRTREQERDRDRIRALTPRERQVLALVGHGETDRDIARLLDVAPSTVKTHLDSLRLRLGVHGRVHLALIAHRAGLTTGPAP
- a CDS encoding sensor histidine kinase — protein: MTEHPRAPWYADPRWTAPTALACALPALWDTPPAAAALAAATGVTAALTHPRAPLTALALAAAATTVTPLLGIPTCLLAYRCGRTGTALHPRHLAGAAALTLALAAAALTGTAPLSADAVAALPLYVALPWAVGAHRRALDLLARHRQQEQEHRARLRERARIAHDMHDSLGHDLGLLAVRAAALEVAPDPTPDQARAAAAELRRGAARATEHLRQVIGVLHPHTPEATPADDLPDLLDRARAAGMDVHTDLDRGHGAPDPVARAVHRIVQEALTNAARHAPDAPVTVRVHTNTDATDVTVANTAARRTPQPPGGGTGLAAARERARALGGTLHAGPHGDGFAVRAHLPHHAPATTLPAEQPPAPTADRRRLRRDLLLTLALTLALTCTATLALAAYT